From Weissella diestrammenae, a single genomic window includes:
- a CDS encoding DUF1456 family protein, protein MNNNDILIRLRYALSIKKPDLIKIFAFGGLTVDEVMLNRMLAKQEKETPRDQHLTMQELEMFMNGLIISQRGHKKDTQGQVIKPTLDMTDEASINNVVLKKLKIAMSYTSDDYQSFFDSAGIEVSNSELSAVLRRPDHRNYKAAGDRYVRNILKGMTLQYRPQATSEDKLVKKSASHIKKADING, encoded by the coding sequence ATGAATAATAATGACATTTTGATTCGACTACGCTATGCGTTATCAATTAAAAAGCCTGATTTAATTAAAATATTTGCATTTGGTGGTTTGACGGTTGATGAGGTGATGCTGAATCGCATGTTAGCAAAACAAGAAAAAGAAACACCTCGTGATCAACATTTAACCATGCAAGAACTCGAGATGTTTATGAATGGTTTGATCATTTCACAACGCGGGCATAAAAAAGATACGCAAGGTCAAGTGATAAAGCCAACATTGGATATGACTGATGAGGCAAGTATTAATAATGTGGTGCTCAAAAAGTTAAAAATTGCGATGTCATATACAAGTGATGATTATCAAAGTTTTTTTGATTCTGCTGGGATTGAAGTGTCAAATTCTGAGTTAAGTGCGGTGCTTCGGCGCCCAGATCATCGTAATTATAAAGCAGCAGGAGATCGGTATGTTCGTAATATCCTTAAAGGAATGACATTACAGTACCGACCACAAGCGACAAGTGAGGATAAACTGGTTAAAAAATCAGCAAGCCACATTAAAAAAGCAGATATTAATGGTTGA
- a CDS encoding flavodoxin — protein sequence MNARVLYATLTGNNEDVADIIIDELQHLGVTTTKEEIMDVDALDINPTETDIVVSVVYTFDKGSLADEALDFYEDLSQVDLSGLVYGVAGSGDTFYGDDFGVAVDKMGAKFALTGAIEGAAGVKVNLSPNDAAEVELRQFAQALVKAAQ from the coding sequence ATGAATGCACGTGTCTTATATGCAACCTTGACAGGAAATAATGAAGATGTCGCCGATATCATTATTGATGAATTACAACATTTGGGTGTCACAACAACGAAAGAAGAAATCATGGATGTTGATGCGCTCGATATTAATCCAACCGAAACAGATATTGTGGTCAGCGTTGTGTATACCTTTGATAAAGGGTCATTGGCGGATGAAGCATTAGATTTTTATGAAGATTTATCACAAGTCGATTTATCTGGCCTGGTTTATGGTGTCGCTGGTTCGGGGGATACATTTTACGGTGATGATTTTGGTGTGGCGGTTGATAAAATGGGGGCAAAATTTGCCTTGACTGGTGCCATTGAAGGCGCAGCGGGTGTTAAAGTTAATTTGAGTCCAAATGATGCGGCCGAAGTAGAATTGCGCCAATTTGCACAAGCTTTGGTTAAGGCAGCACAATAA
- the thrS gene encoding threonine--tRNA ligase encodes MAEISMTFPDGAVKAYPAGTTPLEIATGISKSLAKKSVSGRLNGHYVGMHDAINEDGQFELITKDTDEALQLLRHSVSHLLAQALKRMHPDMHFGVGPAIDNGFYYDTDNAEGQVSVEEFPAIEKMMHKIVDENLPIVSRVISRAEALAMFKSDPYKVELINDLPEDEKISIAVQGEHIELDRGGLVPSTGWIKHFKLTSVAGAYWRGKSSNPMLQRIYGTAFWTDDDLQAELTRREEAKERDHRRIGAEQDLFFTSQDVGSGLPVWMPNGAAIRRTLERYIVDRELEKGYQHVYTPILSNLELYKTSGHWDHYHDDMFPPMDMGDGEFLELRPMNCPSHIQVYKHHPRSYKELPLRIAELGMMHRYEKSGALTGLSRVREMTLNDGHTFVMLDQIEDEFKKILDLMIDVYSDFNISDYRFRLSYRDPENTEKYFDDDEMWAKSQKMLKSAMDDMGLDYFEAEGEAAFYGPKLDVQIKTALGSEETLSTIQLDFLLPERFDLHYVGADGEQHRPVMIHRGVISTMERFTAYLIEMYKGAFPTWLAPHQVRVIPVNREAHAEYAQSIVDKLVHQGIRAEFEGRNEKLGYLIRDAQSLKIPYTLVIGDEEKDHDSVTIRRFGSLETTTKSYADFENELMADIANHSKTTV; translated from the coding sequence ATGGCAGAAATTAGTATGACTTTTCCAGATGGCGCGGTTAAGGCGTACCCAGCTGGTACAACCCCATTGGAAATTGCAACCGGTATTTCGAAGTCACTCGCTAAGAAATCAGTATCAGGTCGCCTAAATGGACATTATGTTGGTATGCATGATGCGATTAATGAAGATGGTCAATTTGAATTGATTACTAAAGATACGGATGAGGCGTTGCAATTATTGCGGCATTCAGTATCCCATTTGCTTGCACAAGCTTTGAAGCGAATGCATCCTGATATGCACTTTGGGGTTGGGCCAGCAATCGATAATGGATTTTACTATGACACCGATAATGCCGAAGGCCAGGTTTCAGTTGAAGAATTTCCAGCAATTGAAAAAATGATGCATAAAATTGTGGATGAGAACTTACCCATCGTTTCACGTGTGATTTCACGCGCTGAGGCTTTGGCCATGTTTAAGTCAGATCCATATAAGGTGGAATTGATTAATGATCTGCCAGAAGATGAAAAAATCTCAATCGCTGTTCAAGGTGAACATATTGAATTAGATCGTGGTGGGCTAGTCCCATCAACAGGTTGGATTAAGCACTTTAAGTTGACATCAGTTGCAGGTGCCTACTGGCGTGGTAAGTCATCAAATCCAATGTTGCAACGTATTTATGGTACAGCATTTTGGACAGATGATGATTTGCAAGCTGAATTAACACGACGTGAAGAAGCAAAAGAACGTGATCACCGACGTATTGGTGCTGAACAAGATTTGTTCTTTACTTCGCAAGATGTTGGGTCAGGTTTGCCAGTTTGGATGCCAAACGGGGCAGCAATTCGTCGCACACTGGAGCGCTATATTGTTGATCGCGAACTTGAAAAAGGTTACCAACACGTTTATACGCCAATTTTGTCTAATCTTGAATTGTATAAGACATCTGGGCACTGGGATCATTACCATGACGATATGTTCCCACCAATGGACATGGGGGATGGTGAATTCCTCGAATTGCGTCCGATGAACTGTCCATCACATATTCAGGTTTATAAGCATCATCCACGTTCATATAAAGAGTTACCATTACGAATCGCTGAATTGGGTATGATGCATCGTTATGAAAAATCAGGTGCTTTGACTGGTTTGTCACGTGTCCGTGAAATGACCCTAAACGATGGTCATACGTTTGTGATGCTTGACCAAATTGAAGATGAATTCAAGAAGATTTTGGATTTGATGATTGATGTTTATTCTGATTTCAATATTTCAGATTATCGTTTCCGTTTGTCATATCGTGATCCTGAGAATACAGAAAAGTATTTTGATGATGATGAAATGTGGGCCAAGTCACAAAAGATGCTTAAATCAGCCATGGATGATATGGGACTAGATTACTTTGAAGCTGAAGGTGAAGCGGCATTCTACGGACCAAAGTTAGACGTTCAAATTAAAACTGCCTTGGGTAGTGAAGAAACGTTGTCAACAATTCAATTGGACTTCTTGCTACCTGAACGCTTTGACTTGCACTATGTGGGTGCTGATGGTGAACAACACCGACCAGTGATGATTCATCGGGGTGTCATCTCAACGATGGAACGCTTTACAGCCTATTTGATTGAAATGTATAAGGGTGCTTTCCCAACATGGTTGGCACCACATCAAGTGCGTGTGATTCCAGTGAATCGTGAAGCACATGCTGAATATGCTCAATCAATTGTAGACAAATTGGTGCATCAAGGTATTCGCGCTGAGTTTGAGGGTCGAAACGAAAAATTAGGTTATTTGATTCGAGATGCCCAATCATTGAAGATTCCATATACTTTGGTGATTGGTGATGAAGAAAAAGATCATGATTCAGTGACAATTCGTCGTTTTGGTTCATTGGAAACGACAACTAAATCATATGCTGACTTTGAAAATGAGTTAATGGCAGATATTGCTAATCATTCAAAAACAACTGTTTAA
- a CDS encoding LacI family DNA-binding transcriptional regulator has translation MMITIQDIAEQADVSMSTVSRALSDSPRISQATRDRIQKLAQDMGYTPNFAAKNLMATESNTVGVVFPPQNQQISGNDFVLHELFGINEQLQSKAYLLATATGNSWREVYESVKMMVEAGKVRRFILLYTAVHDPITQLLNEYHARVVVTGEPQSLQDTLYVDNDNIAAAKAATELLMQAYQLKSPVFVRTTGDWRFEENRETGYHQANPQGQVLTLSENFSEQKQQLHAYFEQVTQVDGIVATDDKLGFLAQKQAEAHLPTHPKLPTIAFNASEYVQLSGRHFYSVDVQPKVLGAAAVELLFSQSTNSEEQNQQHIIVPYRLPQI, from the coding sequence ATGATGATTACAATTCAAGATATTGCTGAACAAGCAGATGTATCAATGTCAACAGTTTCCAGAGCCCTAAGCGATTCACCACGAATTAGTCAGGCAACGCGTGACAGAATTCAAAAATTAGCGCAAGATATGGGATATACGCCTAACTTTGCGGCCAAAAATCTTATGGCTACTGAGAGTAATACGGTCGGCGTCGTTTTTCCACCACAAAATCAACAGATTTCTGGCAATGATTTCGTCCTACACGAATTATTTGGTATCAATGAACAGCTCCAATCAAAGGCTTATTTATTAGCCACTGCAACGGGAAATTCATGGCGTGAGGTCTATGAATCCGTTAAAATGATGGTCGAAGCTGGCAAGGTCAGGCGATTTATTTTATTGTATACAGCGGTCCATGATCCAATTACGCAGTTATTAAATGAATATCATGCGCGAGTAGTGGTAACGGGCGAACCGCAATCATTACAAGATACGTTATATGTTGATAATGATAATATTGCTGCAGCCAAAGCCGCGACTGAATTATTGATGCAAGCCTATCAATTAAAATCACCAGTATTTGTGCGAACAACTGGCGATTGGCGTTTTGAAGAGAACCGTGAAACAGGTTATCATCAAGCAAATCCTCAGGGTCAAGTCTTGACATTATCTGAGAATTTCAGTGAACAAAAACAACAGTTACATGCTTATTTTGAACAAGTCACTCAAGTTGATGGGATTGTTGCGACAGATGATAAACTCGGTTTTTTAGCACAAAAACAAGCTGAAGCACATTTACCAACGCATCCTAAATTACCCACAATCGCCTTTAATGCATCAGAATATGTGCAATTAAGTGGTCGTCATTTTTATTCGGTTGATGTTCAACCCAAAGTTTTGGGTGCCGCGGCAGTTGAATTGTTATTTAGTCAATCGACCAATTCAGAGGAACAAAATCAGCAACACATTATTGTCCCTTATCGCCTGCCTCAAATATAA
- a CDS encoding SLC45 family MFS transporter has product MAEDGHVTAKSGGKKLLPTLAISTLMLMTFGNLGTSMAFSLQSANMGRIFQTLGADPTKLGFFFILPPLAGMIVQPLVGIFSDRTWIPKIGRRLPYLILGSFVAILVMCLLPNSGSFGFKTSTGLWFGAVAILFMDLSSNMSMQPFKMMISDMVNDEQKDMAWSWQTIWGNIGGVVANLFPFFFTAIGVANVAAAGQLPPSVKWAFYTGAFILAISAAFTVWKVDEYDPKTYAQYHGLEEKQEKLNLFQILAKAPKVFWTLGLVEFFCWAGFQYLWTYGTGTVAQNIWHTTNAASAGFQDAGNWFGILSAIETVAAIVWGLIITKLNNKIRKPAYSIGLVLGAIGFFMLATTHVKSLSAVAFIFLGIAWVTMNAIPFTILTNALDGKHDGTYMGLFNSWICLPQIVASVASFALYPLLGNYMPHMITVSGILFILGALAVWVIKETSVEHGDLG; this is encoded by the coding sequence ATGGCTGAAGACGGACATGTAACTGCTAAAAGCGGTGGTAAAAAATTACTACCAACCTTAGCAATCTCAACACTGATGTTGATGACTTTTGGTAATTTAGGCACGTCGATGGCATTTTCACTGCAGAGTGCCAATATGGGACGAATTTTCCAAACGCTTGGCGCTGATCCAACGAAACTTGGCTTTTTCTTTATTTTGCCACCACTCGCTGGCATGATAGTACAACCGTTAGTTGGTATTTTTTCAGATCGGACTTGGATTCCAAAGATTGGGCGTCGACTACCTTATCTTATTCTTGGATCATTTGTTGCTATTTTAGTCATGTGTTTATTGCCTAATTCTGGGTCATTTGGATTTAAAACGTCAACTGGTTTATGGTTTGGGGCGGTAGCCATCCTATTTATGGATTTGTCATCAAATATGTCAATGCAACCATTCAAAATGATGATTTCAGACATGGTTAATGATGAACAAAAAGATATGGCATGGTCATGGCAGACAATTTGGGGAAACATCGGAGGCGTTGTTGCTAATTTGTTCCCATTCTTCTTTACCGCAATTGGTGTCGCCAATGTGGCTGCTGCCGGACAATTACCACCATCAGTTAAATGGGCGTTCTATACTGGTGCCTTCATTCTAGCAATTTCTGCGGCCTTCACAGTTTGGAAGGTGGACGAATATGATCCTAAAACATATGCGCAGTATCATGGACTTGAAGAAAAACAAGAAAAATTAAATTTATTCCAAATTTTAGCGAAGGCGCCAAAAGTATTTTGGACATTGGGCTTGGTTGAATTCTTCTGTTGGGCTGGATTCCAATATCTTTGGACATACGGTACTGGAACTGTTGCTCAAAATATTTGGCATACGACTAATGCAGCGTCTGCTGGGTTCCAAGATGCAGGAAATTGGTTTGGTATCTTATCAGCTATCGAAACCGTTGCCGCCATTGTTTGGGGGTTGATTATTACAAAGCTCAATAATAAGATTCGTAAGCCAGCTTACTCAATTGGATTAGTGTTGGGTGCCATTGGATTCTTTATGCTAGCTACCACACATGTTAAGTCACTTTCTGCCGTAGCCTTTATCTTCTTAGGCATTGCGTGGGTCACGATGAATGCTATTCCATTTACGATTTTGACCAATGCGCTTGATGGTAAGCATGACGGGACTTATATGGGACTCTTTAATTCATGGATTTGCTTACCACAAATTGTGGCCTCAGTTGCTTCATTTGCATTATATCCATTGTTGGGTAACTACATGCCACATATGATTACTGTTTCCGGTATTCTCTTCATCCTTGGTGCGCTAGCTGTTTGGGTGATTAAAGAGACATCAGTTGAACATGGCGATTTAGGATAA
- a CDS encoding glycoside hydrolase family 13 protein — translation MNLSAIYHRPESEMAYLYDATTMHIRLRTAKDDIASVQLIAGDPYTLWGNLEFDKFYHAPQAMTKILSTSLYDYWQISISADKRRLAYAFIIQSTDGEQVLLNDKGFGQANPETLDDMNTYFRMPYFQEIDRFKAPEWVKQTVWYQIFPERFANGNPQNDPAGTKPWDSTDHPGRFDFYGGDLQGVLDHLDHLVALGVNGIYFNPIFKAPSNHKYDTEDYYTIDPEFGDDQLFKKLVQAAHERGIRVMLDAVFNHVGDQASQWRDVLENQADSKYADWFHIHEFPATYTPTNDFEFAGDATYDTFAYTPHMPKLNTANSEVQAYLIDIATYWIKKFDIDAWRLDVANEIDHHFWKAFHAATTTLKPDFYILGEIWHNAQAWLNGDELTGIMNYAYTGSILDYFVHNRIDVQTFINQLNDQLMHYRASTNQMMFNALDSHDTPRLKTLVHENMALEKQVLTFTFLQPGVPSIYYGTEYGMTGENDPDDRKPMVWDSKYQDFEFYQFIQKLIAVRRTFSDVLSAGTLQWTHQTDDVIGIRRIGEQEQLLGLFNHGQKNFDLTNYQQQPVIISQLADNNVLRPDEFVVYQF, via the coding sequence ATGAATTTAAGTGCGATTTATCATCGGCCTGAAAGTGAGATGGCCTATCTGTATGATGCAACAACTATGCATATTCGTTTGCGAACCGCTAAAGATGACATTGCGTCCGTTCAGTTGATTGCGGGGGATCCTTACACATTATGGGGGAATTTGGAATTTGACAAATTTTATCATGCACCACAAGCGATGACGAAAATATTATCAACTTCACTGTATGATTATTGGCAAATCAGTATTTCAGCTGACAAACGTCGGTTGGCCTATGCTTTCATCATTCAATCGACTGATGGGGAACAAGTGTTATTAAATGACAAAGGTTTCGGACAAGCAAATCCAGAAACTTTGGACGATATGAATACGTATTTTAGGATGCCTTATTTCCAAGAAATTGATCGGTTTAAGGCACCGGAATGGGTTAAGCAAACGGTTTGGTATCAAATTTTCCCAGAACGTTTTGCAAACGGGAATCCTCAAAATGACCCAGCGGGGACAAAGCCTTGGGATAGTACTGATCATCCTGGCCGTTTTGACTTCTACGGTGGTGATTTACAGGGCGTTTTAGATCATTTGGACCATTTAGTAGCGCTTGGTGTGAATGGCATTTACTTTAATCCAATTTTTAAAGCACCATCAAATCATAAATACGATACAGAAGATTACTACACAATCGACCCAGAATTTGGTGATGATCAATTATTTAAAAAATTGGTGCAAGCCGCGCACGAGCGAGGGATTCGCGTGATGTTGGACGCCGTTTTTAATCATGTTGGCGACCAGGCATCGCAATGGCGAGATGTACTTGAAAATCAAGCTGATTCAAAATATGCGGACTGGTTCCACATTCACGAATTTCCAGCAACGTACACGCCAACGAATGATTTCGAATTTGCCGGAGATGCCACGTATGACACATTTGCTTATACGCCCCACATGCCAAAATTAAATACGGCAAATTCAGAGGTTCAGGCGTATTTAATTGATATTGCCACTTATTGGATTAAAAAATTTGATATTGATGCTTGGCGATTGGATGTTGCAAATGAAATTGATCATCATTTTTGGAAAGCTTTTCATGCCGCAACGACCACGCTTAAGCCTGATTTCTACATTCTAGGTGAAATTTGGCACAATGCACAGGCGTGGCTTAATGGTGACGAATTAACCGGCATTATGAACTATGCCTATACTGGATCGATTTTAGATTATTTTGTTCATAATCGGATTGACGTGCAGACGTTCATCAATCAATTAAATGATCAGTTGATGCACTATCGTGCTTCGACTAATCAAATGATGTTTAATGCTCTAGATTCTCACGATACACCACGGCTTAAGACACTTGTGCATGAGAATATGGCTCTTGAAAAACAAGTGCTAACTTTTACCTTCTTACAACCGGGTGTGCCATCAATTTATTATGGGACAGAGTATGGGATGACAGGTGAAAATGATCCTGATGACCGTAAACCAATGGTCTGGGATTCGAAATATCAAGATTTTGAATTTTACCAATTTATCCAAAAATTAATTGCAGTTCGGCGAACTTTTTCAGACGTCCTAAGTGCGGGAACATTGCAATGGACGCATCAAACTGATGATGTCATTGGTATTCGCCGAATTGGTGAGCAAGAACAGCTACTTGGATTGTTTAATCACGGTCAAAAGAATTTCGATTTAACAAACTATCAACAACAACCAGTTATTATCAGCCAGTTAGCAGATAATAACGTTTTAAGACCAGATGAATTTGTCGTTTATCAATTTTAG
- a CDS encoding glycoside hydrolase family 65 protein, whose product MKRIFEVNPWTVTSHDLNPEDKRIQESMTSLGNEYMGMRGMFEEVYSGDTHQGIYIGGVWFPDKTRVGWWKNGYPLYFGKAINALNFVKADITVDGQQVDLAKNMVNDFEISLDMQKGILIRTFTVFGVKFVVTRLISAATKELADLHYSFSSVDGQTHQITFDASIDADVVNEDSNYDEQFWQVLDADNSENGSFIATQTISNDFGVPQFTVVARQAFVGGELIHQQKNEWEVTDRYTIQVPTDGTVTFEKRVIVTTSRDYNSLIETIEAGEHLLDDVMIHSYGDIYQAHTQEWAKRWEKADVQINGDDAAQQGIRFNLFQLFSTYYGNDPRLNIGPKGFTGEKYGGATYWDTEAFAIPVYLGVADPKVTRSLLQYRFDQLDGAFHNAKEQGLAGALYPMVTFDGIESHNEWEITFEEIHRNSTIAYAIYNYTNITGDRSWLEGDGAQVLYNIARFWADRVHYSARKGQYMIHGVTGPNEYENNVNNNFYTNWMAQWVLKYALENYDQINADEKEKLAITTDELAHWQDIVDKMYLPQADVQINGETKHIFEAHDTFLDKELIPVSELDPAVRPINQHWSWDHILRSPYIKQSDTLHAMFYFPDAFTEEEKRNNFEFYEPLTVHESSLSPSVHSILAAELKLEDKAVEMYERAARLDLDNYNNDTADGLHITAMTGSWLAIVQGFAGMRVRDGKLHLAPFLPKKWTSYAFRLVFRGHVLEVQVTKDITTVELISGDPIVIDLDGSDLALQ is encoded by the coding sequence ATGAAGCGAATTTTTGAAGTAAATCCTTGGACAGTCACCTCACATGATTTAAATCCAGAGGATAAACGCATACAAGAATCGATGACCTCATTAGGTAATGAGTACATGGGTATGCGTGGTATGTTTGAAGAAGTTTATTCTGGCGACACACACCAAGGTATTTATATTGGTGGGGTATGGTTTCCCGATAAAACCCGCGTTGGTTGGTGGAAAAACGGTTATCCACTTTATTTTGGGAAGGCAATCAATGCCCTTAATTTTGTCAAAGCTGATATAACAGTTGATGGTCAACAGGTTGATTTAGCCAAAAATATGGTCAATGATTTTGAAATTTCTCTGGATATGCAAAAGGGCATTTTGATTCGGACATTTACCGTCTTTGGTGTGAAATTTGTTGTGACTCGTTTGATTTCGGCAGCCACAAAAGAACTCGCTGATTTGCATTATTCATTTTCTTCAGTTGATGGTCAGACGCATCAGATTACATTTGATGCCAGTATTGATGCTGACGTTGTGAATGAAGATAGTAATTACGATGAGCAATTCTGGCAAGTTCTGGATGCTGATAATTCAGAGAATGGCTCGTTTATTGCTACGCAAACAATTTCAAATGACTTTGGCGTACCACAATTTACTGTTGTTGCTCGGCAGGCATTCGTTGGTGGTGAACTGATTCATCAACAAAAAAATGAGTGGGAGGTTACTGACCGTTATACCATTCAAGTGCCAACTGATGGGACAGTTACTTTTGAAAAACGAGTGATTGTGACCACATCACGAGATTATAATAGCCTCATTGAAACAATTGAAGCGGGCGAGCATCTGCTAGACGATGTGATGATCCACAGTTATGGTGACATTTACCAAGCACATACGCAAGAATGGGCAAAACGTTGGGAAAAAGCGGACGTCCAAATTAATGGGGATGATGCAGCACAACAAGGAATTCGATTTAACTTGTTCCAATTGTTCTCAACGTATTATGGAAATGATCCACGTTTGAATATCGGTCCTAAAGGCTTTACTGGTGAAAAGTATGGTGGTGCAACGTATTGGGATACCGAAGCGTTTGCTATCCCAGTTTATTTAGGGGTTGCGGATCCAAAGGTGACGCGGTCGTTGTTGCAATATCGATTTGACCAATTGGATGGTGCTTTCCATAACGCAAAAGAACAAGGGCTAGCCGGTGCCTTATATCCAATGGTGACCTTTGATGGGATTGAATCACATAATGAGTGGGAAATTACTTTCGAGGAAATCCATCGTAATTCAACAATTGCCTATGCGATTTACAATTATACAAACATAACAGGCGATCGTTCATGGCTCGAGGGTGATGGTGCACAAGTGCTATATAATATTGCACGTTTTTGGGCGGATCGTGTACATTATTCAGCTCGAAAAGGTCAGTATATGATTCATGGTGTTACTGGTCCCAATGAGTATGAAAATAATGTCAATAATAATTTCTATACTAATTGGATGGCACAATGGGTCTTGAAGTATGCGCTTGAAAATTATGACCAAATTAATGCAGATGAGAAGGAAAAATTAGCGATTACAACAGACGAGTTGGCACATTGGCAAGACATTGTCGACAAGATGTATTTGCCACAAGCCGATGTTCAAATCAATGGGGAAACCAAGCATATTTTTGAGGCACATGACACATTTTTGGACAAAGAATTGATTCCAGTCTCAGAATTGGATCCAGCTGTACGGCCGATTAATCAACATTGGTCATGGGATCATATCTTACGTTCGCCATATATTAAGCAGTCAGATACCTTGCATGCGATGTTTTATTTCCCAGATGCATTTACGGAGGAAGAAAAGCGGAATAATTTTGAATTCTATGAACCATTAACGGTACATGAATCATCACTATCACCGTCAGTTCACTCAATTTTGGCTGCCGAGCTTAAACTAGAGGACAAAGCGGTTGAAATGTATGAACGTGCTGCTCGGTTGGATTTGGATAATTATAATAATGATACTGCTGATGGCTTGCATATTACGGCCATGACTGGCTCTTGGTTAGCCATTGTTCAAGGCTTTGCAGGTATGCGGGTGCGCGATGGTAAGCTACATCTGGCACCATTCTTACCTAAGAAATGGACGTCGTATGCCTTCCGCTTGGTATTCCGTGGACATGTGCTTGAAGTGCAAGTGACGAAAGATATAACAACGGTTGAATTGATTTCTGGTGACCCAATTGTGATTGATTTAGACGGTTCAGATTTAGCATTACAGTAA
- a CDS encoding aldose epimerase family protein: MKGTHSDFGSLTSGEKVMAYTLTNTAGTSITILSYGATWQSYRAFGQERLIQFNDLAHYLNNPFHLGNTIGRVGGRLSQTDYELTVNQPFHLTANEGNHVLHSGVNGFDQVNWSAKLIETSSAASVVFTHTFSDEFPGELEAEVKYTLDEDDDVSIKFTGESTATTLFNPMTHVYFNLDGAGTNVLTHQLKMASDLHVVVDDQKIPTGELQKNIGTPFDFSTFKAIGTDIDHLKSAQYDDAFVVAPTLDADQLQLRNAAGTLELAVHSDRNGLVLFTVNPDALYHTPEWEKTAPVTALAIEAQTLPDAISQPDFGDIVLPAKVRKTYTVKYKIKEVNKHDKI, translated from the coding sequence ATGAAGGGGACGCATAGCGATTTTGGGTCGCTAACAAGTGGTGAAAAAGTGATGGCATACACGCTGACGAACACGGCAGGCACATCAATCACCATTTTATCGTACGGGGCAACATGGCAATCATATCGCGCCTTTGGTCAAGAACGGTTGATTCAATTCAATGATTTAGCACATTATTTAAACAACCCGTTTCATTTGGGTAATACAATTGGTCGCGTTGGCGGACGACTATCGCAGACCGATTACGAGTTAACAGTTAATCAGCCATTTCATTTAACGGCTAATGAGGGCAATCATGTTTTGCATTCAGGTGTGAATGGATTTGATCAAGTGAATTGGTCGGCCAAGTTAATTGAGACGTCATCTGCCGCGTCAGTCGTTTTTACGCATACATTTAGCGATGAATTTCCAGGTGAATTAGAGGCAGAAGTTAAGTACACGTTGGATGAAGATGATGATGTGTCCATTAAGTTTACCGGTGAATCAACGGCAACTACATTGTTCAATCCAATGACGCATGTTTATTTTAATTTGGACGGAGCAGGCACGAATGTCTTGACTCATCAATTGAAAATGGCGTCAGATTTGCATGTGGTGGTCGACGATCAGAAAATACCAACTGGTGAGTTACAAAAAAATATTGGCACACCATTTGACTTTAGTACATTTAAAGCGATTGGGACAGACATTGATCATCTCAAATCAGCGCAGTACGATGACGCATTTGTGGTTGCACCAACATTGGACGCTGACCAATTGCAGTTGCGAAATGCTGCCGGAACACTTGAACTCGCTGTTCATTCTGACCGTAATGGTCTTGTGCTATTTACTGTGAATCCTGATGCTTTATATCACACGCCAGAGTGGGAAAAAACGGCACCAGTCACGGCACTAGCGATTGAAGCACAAACATTGCCGGATGCGATTTCACAGCCTGATTTTGGTGATATCGTTTTACCTGCTAAAGTGCGAAAAACATATACCGTCAAATACAAGATAAAAGAGGTAAACAAGCATGACAAAATTTAG